The DNA window GCGCTCAATCCGATGCCGACACCGACGCCATAGAAAAGGTATAGCTGCCAGACACTATGGACTCTGGACATGAGCAGGTAACCCAGGCCGAAAATGAGACCGGCAATCGTCATCATGATCCTCGGCCCAATTCTGTCGTTTAATCGGCCGACCAGAATACCCACTAAGCCCATGAAGAAAAAAGCCAGGGAGGAAGCGCCTGAAATCGCTGTCCGTGACCAGCCGAATTCAGCATTCAACGGATGGAAAAAGACCCCGTAGGATATATAAAAACCGATCCCGATGGCCTGGATCGCAAAACAGGCTGCGGCAATGACGTAGCGATGGCGATTGAGAGGCTGATTCAAGATACACCCGTATTT is part of the Desulfobacterales bacterium genome and encodes:
- a CDS encoding MFS transporter, with the protein product MNQPLNRHRYVIAAACFAIQAIGIGFYISYGVFFHPLNAEFGWSRTAISGASSLAFFFMGLVGILVGRLNDRIGPRIMMTIAGLIFGLGYLLMSRVHSVWQLYLFYGVGVGIGLSAIDVIPLSTAYSAAL